The Benincasa hispida cultivar B227 chromosome 11, ASM972705v1, whole genome shotgun sequence genome has a segment encoding these proteins:
- the LOC120090569 gene encoding uncharacterized protein LOC120090569 — protein MFEGMTDPMNAERWINQLEKCFNVMRCPEDRKVNLATFLLQKRAEEWWKVLRNRGRGKGEPNWEEFREIFDEKFYPLSYHDTKRYEFLQLIQRDTTVVEYDIKYAELSRYASGIIEDERERCWRFKDGLKREIRTHVIESAAWVDFSGLVEAAMRVERSLMMEKVKESLLGSKRNKEGRKDCTLGVENKYLFKRKGATRTGPGLTGANQTKESVASIQQRPRCFICNEHHWGRCSNLAQVRTCYKCGELRHFKRGCPQVVGHAGGSISQTVNQSVALQKSDKGHGTGGGKEVEGK, from the coding sequence ATGTTTGAGGGGATGACGGATCCGATGAATGCGGAAAGGTGGATCAACCAGCTTGAAAAATGCTTTAACGTGATGAGATGCCCTGAAGATAGAAAGGTCAACCTTGCAACTTTCCTGCTACAAAAACGAGCGGAGGAATGGTGGAAGGTACTAAGAAATAGGGGAAGAGGCAAAGGAGAACCCAACTGGGAAGAATTTCGTGAAATCTTTGATGAAAAATTTTATCCTTTATCGTACCATGATACAAAACGATATGAATTCTTACAGCTCATACAGAGAGATACGACTGTAGTAGAATACGATATAAAATATGCTGAACTCTCAAGGTATGCCTCAGGTATTATTGAAGACGAAAGGGAACGATGTTGGAGGTTTAAAGATGGGTTAAAAAGAGAGATCAGGACTCACGTGATAGAAAGTGCGGCGTGGGTAGACTTTTCAGGATTAGTAGAAGCTGCCATGAGGGTAGAAAGAAGTTTGATGATGGAAAAGGTTAAGGAGAGCCTGTTAGGCAGTAAAAGGAATAAAGAAGGGAGAAAAGACTGTACTCTaggtgttgaaaataaatacttattTAAGCGGAAAGGAGCAACAAGAACTGGACCAGGTTTAACAGGAGCAAATCAAACAAAGGAATCAGTAGCAAGTATACAACAAAGACCCAGGTGTTTTATATGCAATGAACACCATTGGGGAAGGTGCTCGAACCTGGCTCAAGTACGTACTTGCTACAAGTGTGGAGAACTGAGACATTTTAAAAGAGGGTGTCCCCAGGTGGTGGGTCATGCTGGTGGAAGCATATCACAGACTGTCAACCAGAGTGTAGCACTTCAGAAATCCGACAAGGGACATGGTACCGGAGGTGGAAAAGAGGTGGAAGGAAAATAA